One part of the Parambassis ranga chromosome 8, fParRan2.1, whole genome shotgun sequence genome encodes these proteins:
- the prpsap2 gene encoding phosphoribosyl pyrophosphate synthase-associated protein 2 isoform X2, whose product MNHTKGGLVIFTANSHASSRELGKRIAERLGVELGKVQVYQEANRETRVQIQESVRGKDVFVIQTVSKDVNTTIMEMLIMVYACRTSCARSITGVLPYFPYSKQCKMRKRGSIVSKLIASMMCKAGLTHLITMDLHQKEIQGFFNIPVDNLRASPFLLQYIQEEIPDYRNAVIVAKSPASAKRAQSFAERLRLGIAVIHGEAQDAESDQVDGRHSPPTVKTTGAIHPSMEIPLLIPKEKPPITVVGDVGGRIAIIVDDIIDDVDSFVAAAETLKERGAYKIFVMATHGILSCEAPRFIEESAIDEVVVTNTIPHELQKLQCPKIKTVDISMILSEAIRRIHNGESMSYLFRNIGVDD is encoded by the exons ATGAACCACACCAAGGGCGGCCTGGTCATCTTCACCGCCAACTCGCACGCCTCGAGCCGCGAGCTGGGCAAGAGGATCGCAGA GCGGTTGGGGGTGGAGCTCGGCAAGGTGCAGGTGTACCAGGAAGCTAACAGAG AAACACGGGTACAGATCCAAGAGTCGGTGCGAGGCAAAGATGTCTTCGTTATCCAGACGGTGTccaa GGACGTGAACACCACCATCATGGAGATGCTGATCATGGTGTACGCATGCAGGACGTCCTGCGCCCGCAGCATCACCGGCGTCCTGCCCTACTTCCCCTACAGCAAGCAGTGTAAGATGAGGAAAAGGGGCTCCATCGTCTCCAAGCTCATCGCCTCTATGATGTGTAAAGCCG GCCTCACCCACCTGATCACTATGGACCTCCATCAGAAGGAGATCCAAGGCTTCTTCAACATCCCGGTGGACAATCTGCGCGCCTCCCCGTTCCTGCTGCAGTACATACAGGAAGag ATCCCAGACTACAGAAACGCTGTGATTGTTGCCAAATCGCCGGCTTCTGCCAAACG GGCGCAGTCCTTCGCCGAGCGGCTACGTCTGGGCATAGCCGTGATCCACGGGGAGGCTCAGGACGCAGAGTCCGATCAGGTGGACGGGCGCCATTCTCCACCCACCGTCAAGACCACCGGCGCCATTCACCCCAGCATGGAGATCCCAC tgctgATCCCTAAAGAGAAGCCCCCCATCACCGTGGTGGGAGACGTGGGAGGACGCATTGCAATCATAGTG GATGACATCATCGATGACGTGGACAGTTTCGTAGCGGCGGCGGAGAcgctgaaggagagaggggCCTACAAGATCTTCGTCATGGCAACACACGGCATCCTGTCCTGCGAGGCGCCCAGGTTCATAGAGGAGTCGGCCATCGATGAG GTGGTGGTGACCAACACCATCCCCCACGAGCTGCAGAAGCTCCAGTGTCCAAAGATCAAAACGGTGGACATCAGCATGATCCTGTCAGAGGCCATCCGCCGCATCCACAACGGAGAGTCCATGTCCTACCTGTTCCGCAACATAGGGGTGGACGACTGA
- the prpsap2 gene encoding phosphoribosyl pyrophosphate synthase-associated protein 2 isoform X1, whose translation MNHTKGGLVIFTANSHASSRELGKRIAERLGVELGKVQVYQEANRETRVQIQESVRGKDVFVIQTVSKDVNTTIMEMLIMVYACRTSCARSITGVLPYFPYSKQCKMRKRGSIVSKLIASMMCKAGLTHLITMDLHQKEIQGFFNIPVDNLRASPFLLQYIQEEIPDYRNAVIVAKSPASAKRAQSFAERLRLGIAVIHGEAQDAESDQVDGRHSPPTVKTTGAIHPSMEIPRKACTYTQSGAARTQCACPLINIHSFVFAVLIPKEKPPITVVGDVGGRIAIIVDDIIDDVDSFVAAAETLKERGAYKIFVMATHGILSCEAPRFIEESAIDEVVVTNTIPHELQKLQCPKIKTVDISMILSEAIRRIHNGESMSYLFRNIGVDD comes from the exons ATGAACCACACCAAGGGCGGCCTGGTCATCTTCACCGCCAACTCGCACGCCTCGAGCCGCGAGCTGGGCAAGAGGATCGCAGA GCGGTTGGGGGTGGAGCTCGGCAAGGTGCAGGTGTACCAGGAAGCTAACAGAG AAACACGGGTACAGATCCAAGAGTCGGTGCGAGGCAAAGATGTCTTCGTTATCCAGACGGTGTccaa GGACGTGAACACCACCATCATGGAGATGCTGATCATGGTGTACGCATGCAGGACGTCCTGCGCCCGCAGCATCACCGGCGTCCTGCCCTACTTCCCCTACAGCAAGCAGTGTAAGATGAGGAAAAGGGGCTCCATCGTCTCCAAGCTCATCGCCTCTATGATGTGTAAAGCCG GCCTCACCCACCTGATCACTATGGACCTCCATCAGAAGGAGATCCAAGGCTTCTTCAACATCCCGGTGGACAATCTGCGCGCCTCCCCGTTCCTGCTGCAGTACATACAGGAAGag ATCCCAGACTACAGAAACGCTGTGATTGTTGCCAAATCGCCGGCTTCTGCCAAACG GGCGCAGTCCTTCGCCGAGCGGCTACGTCTGGGCATAGCCGTGATCCACGGGGAGGCTCAGGACGCAGAGTCCGATCAGGTGGACGGGCGCCATTCTCCACCCACCGTCAAGACCACCGGCGCCATTCACCCCAGCATGGAGATCCCACGTAAGGCCTGCACGTACACACAGAGCGGCGCAGCCAGGACACAGTGTGCGTGTCCTCTGATTAACATCCACtcatttgtgtttgcagtgctgATCCCTAAAGAGAAGCCCCCCATCACCGTGGTGGGAGACGTGGGAGGACGCATTGCAATCATAGTG GATGACATCATCGATGACGTGGACAGTTTCGTAGCGGCGGCGGAGAcgctgaaggagagaggggCCTACAAGATCTTCGTCATGGCAACACACGGCATCCTGTCCTGCGAGGCGCCCAGGTTCATAGAGGAGTCGGCCATCGATGAG GTGGTGGTGACCAACACCATCCCCCACGAGCTGCAGAAGCTCCAGTGTCCAAAGATCAAAACGGTGGACATCAGCATGATCCTGTCAGAGGCCATCCGCCGCATCCACAACGGAGAGTCCATGTCCTACCTGTTCCGCAACATAGGGGTGGACGACTGA